The genomic window TTAACGCCGTACTAAATTTATCGAAGCGGCGGGCAAACAAATTAAGTTGTCTCCTTGGTTAATCAATAACCCTTTTTGACGTAACTTACCCATCAAGCGGGTAACAGTAACGCGCGTAGAACCAATGGCGCTACCGATTTGAGCGTGAGTAAGAGGAAAAGGCAAATAATATCCGCGCAAAGTTTCTGGATCTTCTTCACTTACTGAAGCTTCGCCATATTCCTCAACTAACAATGTTAAAAAGCCTAATAACCGATCGATGGTGCGTCTTTGACCTAAAGCACTCAGCCATAATAGCTTGCGCTGGTGCTGGTAGCGAAAAGCATCTAGCACTTCCCGGCGGAAATGGGGCCAGTTGTCTAAGTCGTGCCAATACATCCACACTACTGCTGTTTGGTCTACGTGAGCGTAACTTTGCAGCGTAAAAGGAGATTGAGCAACAATTTCAAAAGGCTGTCCCGCGCCCACAAAGCCTAAAAAAGCTTCTTCGGGAGTGCGGTTAATCCGCCTTGACATCAATTGACTTGCGGTGGTGCTGGGTTGTGCTGTGCCTACCAGTCGTACAGCGCCGCGCTGGACTAAATAAAGCAATCCAGGTCTAGCAGGAATGCGCTCATCTTTACTAAAACTACGGCATCGATAATGCTCGTTAGCCCAGTCGAGAATCCGTTGCCAAGTTAAGAAAGGTCGTGATGGCTCTGAAAAAGATGGGGATTGCATAATTTAAAGCAAATGGCGATCAAGCGTGAAAAGTTACATTAATTGCAGTCGTTTCCGATTTTCTGTAATGATAGGTCTATACAAAAGAATCGGCTGTTTGAGCG from Synechocystis sp. PCC 7509 includes these protein-coding regions:
- a CDS encoding Crp/Fnr family transcriptional regulator, producing MQSPSFSEPSRPFLTWQRILDWANEHYRCRSFSKDERIPARPGLLYLVQRGAVRLVGTAQPSTTASQLMSRRINRTPEEAFLGFVGAGQPFEIVAQSPFTLQSYAHVDQTAVVWMYWHDLDNWPHFRREVLDAFRYQHQRKLLWLSALGQRRTIDRLLGFLTLLVEEYGEASVSEEDPETLRGYYLPFPLTHAQIGSAIGSTRVTVTRLMGKLRQKGLLINQGDNLICLPAASINLVRR